A genomic region of Elaeis guineensis isolate ETL-2024a chromosome 9, EG11, whole genome shotgun sequence contains the following coding sequences:
- the LOC140851559 gene encoding TPD1 protein homolog 1-like produces the protein MAAIFNLLLASFVFLCILQAGSAQCTLSNITVSQSKTGAHVQGKPEYKVVIANNCICGQSSLLLKCSGFHSVEPVDPNVFKPMGGDQCSVNNERPVFQGHDIAFKYASDTRFDLSPASSQINCS, from the exons ATGGCGGCCATTTTCAATCTCCTCTTAGCTTCTTTTGTTTTCCTCTGCATCTTACAAGCag GTTCTGCACAGTGCACTCTGTCCAACATCACAGTTAGTCAATCAAAGACAGGAGCACATGTGCAAGGAAAGCCCGAGTACAAGGTAGTGATAGCCAATAATTGTATATGTGGGCAATCTAGCTTGCTCTTGAAGTGCAGTGGTTTCCACAGTGTTGAGCCAGTAGATCCCAACGTCTTCAAACCGATGGGCGGAGATCAATGCTCTGTCAACAACGAACGACCTGTTTTCCAAGGCCATGATATCGCATTTAAATATGCTTCGGATACTCGGTTTGACCTCTCGCCGGCTAGCTCTCAAATCAATTGCTCATGA
- the LOC105051122 gene encoding protein TAPETUM DETERMINANT 1-like, protein MAATLNIFLAILLSITNGAYGASCGVSDIAVSQARTGSLVEGQPEYEVTVSNKCNCAQSNVFVNCFGLNSVEPVDPQAIKPVDANRCIINEGKPIAGGAQIKFTYAWKTPQDFPVVSSQALC, encoded by the exons ATGGCAGCCACCCTCAACATCTTCTTAGCCATTCTTCTTTCCATCACCAATGGAG CCTACGGAGCATCATGCGGGGTATCAGACATCGCCGTCAGTCAGGCGAGGACCGGAAGCTTGGTGGAGGGGCAGCCGGAGTATGAGGTGACAGTGAGCAACAAATGCAATTGTGCTCAGTCTAACGTGTTTGTGAACTGCTTTGGCCTCAACAGCGTCGAGCCGGTGGATCCTCAGGCCATCAAACCAGTGGATGCTAACCGTTGTATCATCAACGAAGGCAAGCCGATCGCTGGAGGGGCTCAAATTAAGTTCACGTATGCATGGAAGACACCCCAGGACTTCCCTGTGGTTAGCTCTCAGGCTCTCTGCTAA
- the LOC105051121 gene encoding protein TAPETUM DETERMINANT 1-like, which translates to MAATLNIFLAILLLSITNGAYGESGGVSYIHVSQARTGRSVEGQPEYEVTVSNKYFCAQSNVLVNCFGLNSVKPVDPRVIKPVDAKRCSINEGKPIPALSQVKFTYAWKTPQDFPVVSALEFC; encoded by the exons ATGGCAGCCACCCTCAACATCTTCTTGGccattcttcttctttccatcaccAATGGAG CCTACGGAGAATCAGGTGGAGTATCGTACATCCACGTCAGTCAGGCGAGGACCGGAAGATCGGTGGAGGGGCAGCCGGAGTACGAGGTGACAGTGAGCAACAAATACTTTTGTGCTCAGTCTAACGTGTTGGTGAACTGCTTTGGCCTCAACAGCGTCAAGCCGGTGGATCCTCGGGTCATCAAACCAGTGGATGCTAAACGTTGTAGCATCAACGAAGGCAAGCCGATCCCTGCATTGTCGCAAGTTAAGTTCACGTATGCATGGAAGACACCCCAGGACTTCCCTGTGGTTAGCGCTCTGGAATTTTGCTAG